The following are from one region of the Acipenser ruthenus chromosome 19, fAciRut3.2 maternal haplotype, whole genome shotgun sequence genome:
- the LOC117424048 gene encoding spermatogenesis-associated protein 2-like protein, translating into MSKKDICEEYKKVLYANVICRNAALGAITRKLLIEAGKELHGYLENNVFEIITDSLQREPCLETGLEKLRKAFEILELASLNLYLGPWRQEFKIIKTYSGVYIHYLKPVLSDHNIVELFQKMGYRIKDKNQLEIAVLPSSEDLIKLACGFFTARSECDLLLEVLKGLKGFDASIQHLIAERLAMKSLDEGVENLKKKILALKKQKQSDPWAKEAAESAEPALDLYTDPKQNGGEHH; encoded by the exons atgAGCAAAAAGGACATCTGCGAGGAGTACAAGAAGGTCTTGTACGCCAACGTTATCTGCAGAAACGCTGCGCTGGGAGCTATTACCAGGAAGTTGCTGATAGAGGCAGGGAAGGAGCTGCACGGATACCTGGAGAACAACGTGTTTGAGATCATCACAGATTCCCTTCAGCGAGAGCCGTGTCTGGAGACGGGGCTGGAAAAGCTCAGGAAAGCATTTGAAATCCTGGAGCTGGCCTCTCTCAATCTTTACTTGGGCCCTTGGCGACAAGAATTCAAGATCATTAAG acttACTCGGGTGTCTACATACACTACCTGAAACCTGTCCTGTCTGATCACAATATTGTGGAACTCTTTCAGAAGATGGGCTACAGAATAAAAGACAAGAATCAGCTGGAAATAGCTGTCTTACCATCTTCTGAAGACCTGATCAAACTCGCATGTGGTTTCTTCACAGCCCGGTCTGAGTGTGACCTCCTGTTAGAAGTGTTGAAAGGACTGAAGGGCTTTGATGCTTCTATTCAACATCTGATAGCGGAGAGACTCGCTATGAAAAGCCTTGATGAAGGTGTGGAAAACCTCAAGAAAAAGATCTTAGCCTTGAAGAAACAAAAGCAAAGCGACCCCTGGGCAAAAGAAGCTGCAGAATCAGCAGAGCCTGCACTTGATCTTTATACTGATCCAAAGCAGAATGGAGGTGAACaccattag